A region of the Haematobia irritans isolate KBUSLIRL chromosome 5, ASM5000362v1, whole genome shotgun sequence genome:
TCAAATCTTTTTTGTGTTTGCTTGTAAAGACAatgttttttgtctaaaatgtcggtcctcagaaaagaaaacatttcttttagaaaaccTATAGTCGGATATCTACAATAAGTCAACGAGTATTTTCAGCGCAAGAAGGAGCACCTTAACAGCATTCAATTTTCctgtcaatttattttttttaataaaatccctatttaaaactcattttcactaatttctataatttcGTTTTTCTACCGGTTAAGCggttttgagcaaaataaaacaccgaaaaaatgtgaatttcgGATAAACCGAAGAccgaaaaaatgtgaatttcgGATAAACCGAAGAATGTCTTTTCATAAAAACCAGTTATTTGGACACCCTAATCCCAGTCATTTATCGTACGATCCATGTGTGATATATTAAAACCTTTTCCAAATGCatttaacaacaaaaacataaaattgataagtgcatttttataaaaataaccagTAAACTTtatgaggttaggttaggtatagtagcaGCCCGATATCTCAAGCTCACTCAGTCTAATCAGACCATTGTGGGTATAACAAACaatcaaaacaatttttaccatagtattttgaatcaaatcctcgcttatttgttgttttaaggGTCATCCTCTTACTTTTCAATAGAGGCACAATTTGTATTAATAGCTCCAATTTAAGTAAAGTTGTCAAGCTTTGTTTCTGAGTGTCGGAGTATGGACTGGTTTCGTTTTTTATATATCATGAGTAATgtcatgtataattttttatctcAAAATACATCTCTGTTTATTCCTTTTCTGCATTACCCCATTCCGTAAGGATGTActtcgattattttttttttttatttcaaatcctATTAGATATTCATTTactaaatataaacaaatcgaAAAAAGGGGAATAACAAACTAACATAAAAACCACAACAAAACCATCATTCATGAGATTGACGTTAATAAAAATTGAGACTATATTATCAAAGTAATCATAGCTCAATCATAGGCTTAGGAATGTTAGGACCTTGCTGTTTTAACAACAACCAAAGAATAATAAGTTTTGAAAGCCCTGTCAGCATTTCAAAGCTccaatttcatcctcatcgtcaccacagactcgtaagagaCACTACAattgccaactgtgatgggggtatcaaaaagtacgaaatgtacatgaatgtattttgccatcatctacatatatattttgcttGTAAGCCAGttatttaatgaaacaaaagcGCCATTAActtgatataaattatttaaataaaaacgaaattgatgtgctgaaaacatagttattacgtataaaattgtgaaaggtatattggtgaacattttTCGATGTTCCAAATGGAAAAAAGTAATagattttcagatatttttccagacacgctggagGATCAGCCGAATATAGCAATGATTCTTTTAGAATTGTCTTAAAATGCAGTTTTTCTGTGTGAAtgtgttcttattggcgtcgtactaaatttatctaaaaatgcacataaaaatttttgtggtaacttggcgtggtacaacttctctcaatagtgacggcgcttttccgagaagttttggatatcgtataggactgttttcgacgtgttggggattctcagaagtgccgtcaaattcaaaaaattttggtagggaggtttccacgaaatattttggtaaataaTAGATAACAAAACTACATCACTCATTGGTTCTTATACCAAATATCATATTCAACTTCCACAATGAAGTTTGCCATTCATTCATTGAAGTTTATGGACATCAACAATTACCGCATTGAACTATATTCACATTGGCAGGAAAATTAGAGATGGCAACACAGACACACTGTTCCAATAAGAATGTCATCGgcaaaatgtatagaaaattacgtcatCGTGTCGTCATATGAAAAAGAAGTGAATAACACCACACTAATGAAAATTGAATGCACAACTCAAacgaagaaaataaattaacatcAATATAATTTCTCCCAATGTTGCAATTATTACATGCTTGCGAAAAAATTCTATTCCGAATTCCGGCATCACCACACATATTTTCAGTCTGAAGCGTTttctttttcacaaaattatctatctcTTTCTCACCACTGTATGTAGCTCATACAGTTTTTCATTTGCAACAGAACTAATTTTCCAATTTACAAGCACGCCTTTTTCTATTTGcttgcaacattttttcatatcattttatattaattccataatattAGAGTATTTTTCAACTCACCCAATCAagatttttctcaatttttcttattttattggtTGGTGAACGCAAATAGTCTTTCTGAAAGTCGCCGAATTAGTGTTGGGAGAGTAACGATTaattgattacaagtactcgttactgactaattttttgagtactcgttacaattaaatgagtactcaatatcttcaatacaatcccaataaacacaaccgtttgaaaaatgctaaaattcaaatgtttttgaaacaattaattaattattttcaggttttaagttaattttagaCCGTTAGAATATAATCAAAAGGCCGTTAGAATATAAAAAATCCCACCGAAATTTGGATAATGATGCCTAAATATGTTAAAGTACCCACATGTGTCTATCAAtcgaacaaaaacataaaaacgaCATCGTAAACTATATTTTAaggtagttgtaaaagaatcattattaattagtttgattaaacatttataaattcttataaatataaaatgtatacGACGATCACATcatatttaacataatttattgcattaataaaaataatgatgTTGATGTTACGTGTTGAAGCATCTATCAGCCGTttgtttattctcgatggaggctgcgtgtctggaaaacatctgaaaaaacaatcactttaatccatttggaaattcgaaaattgtttaaattttaagcgtaataactatgttttcagcactttattttcgtttttatttaaataaattataataagttagttgcgcttggcgtttcacaaaatataaaatggctcttctaacaatagtggtggcaaaatactttcatgtacattttgtactttgaacATGCTGGCAGGGTGAACATCAGACGGAGTCATAAAATAGTCATTCCAATGATCAATCATTGGAGGGATGTAAGTAAACAAAtgaaatacaaacaaataaatttttttcagttcagttaacatacatacaaacatacatatttacaaaaaaattgacgCCTTTCAAAGTAAatgcaaaaagcaccaaatatatatgaagatgaATCCTTCAAGAtgaaacaacaaaatattattaaaaaatacataaaatgtcGTTTTTTGAATCTTTTTATtaaagtaacgagtactcaattcaaaagtatagagtagtaacgagtagtcaaaagtaatcatTCCCAACACTACGCGAATCGCATACAGAATGGAAATAAAGCGACGGCGTgtagccttgcatacacatttGAAGAAAAACGCTTTAAATTGGAGCGTAAACGAGATACCGCATTACGTAGACAGTCGATATTTTACATGAGAAACGAAGATGTCGCACTTACATTGCAGGCAGAACCCAATAGAGGTCGTTGTTGCATATTAGCCCAATCGTACTATTTGGAAAAGTTAATTTCTGATCTTCGACTCAATGATAGTGTTGGGCAAACAAATAAAACCAATATTAAGTTTGGGTTTCACAGCTGGAAATATTGAAGTAATTAATAAAGGCTATAATAGTCATTGTTTCAgggttaaggtgagtattaagatcgagtttagccgctaaaatcgtcattttttcacgattacttttctttaataatccattttaaggaatacaaactttgtgaaaatttgcttcgggctattccccatcaagttataataaaagttacaacaaatatgtataaattcatgccttttttactgatttagtttttactttagcggctaaactcgaacttaatacccacctttacaaGCAAGTTGAATTATTGCTATGGATCACATCTATTCAAGCTATAAACTTGCCAAAAAATTATGCACATCAGTTTTTTtacagttttgtttattttcagctataaaaatatctttaactatttttaattttcacatttatATGGGATTTCCCAATTAATCTTTGCATGATAGTTTCTCCATATCGGTGTCTCCTAGTATTTCTTTTTTCTAAATGCTTGACATTTTTATGGCTTTTTTATATTTGGCGACTAATGTTTAAAAACAATACGGACTGTATAAAATCTTGTCTATGTATAATAGTACAACATTCTTTTACAttgattattaatattattattttaacatactatatttaaatttaagttctgcAATCATGTGAATTATAGGTGTTAGATATCAATCTTAGCACATTGGGCATATCTTCTATGTTCATGTAGTTGGAGTTGAACGACGTAGTCCATCATATCACGACATCAGAATTGTTATTCACTGTCGGAAGACGATTCACTGCTCTCATCTCCCTGCTCCAAAagagttttgaatttttttacctttatcTTTTGTGGTATAATCTGGAGAAGGAATTCTAAATTGTCATTTTCTTGGACTAAATCGGCCAAATGATTATAGGCCAAACTGCTTGGTTTTTTTGCGTGTTGGTATGATTCCTTCGCGAAATGCTTAATAAACATTTCCTGCAAAATAATGTAAATTAACTCACAAATTCATAAATGTAAACAATGTATGTTTTCTTACCGTCGACTTTGTCATTAAAAATAGtacttcattgtttatttggccTGTATCTAATGAACTCTTCATGATAGTTCGAATCCTTGTATGCGGTAATTCTGTTTCCATGCTAATTTGTTCTAATACTTAATCCAAAACAAGCGTTGATTCTGTTAATATATTTTCACAAGAATTGAGAGCCAAGAAATTATGATGCCATATATAATATAACTTCGGAGGCGAGCAATAACTAGCAACGGCCTCACTTCGTCTATGGTGCTTAATGAAACTCGTGTTGTAACGTAGGCAATTTATATAATGGGCCGTTTAGACATAGATAATTTGATGTACTTCTTCTGGAGGTTTTGaaatttacagcctgtttctgtatgtcgaacgagctctatcgatagaCTGAAATGCAcacaaacagctgatttttggttataacttcagctgtttgtttccatttcagtcgattgatagagctcgttcgacatacagaaacaggctgttaacatggggattttataaaaaatgtggaAAATCTTATTAATTCCTAATgattttaatacaattaacaTAGCCACTGTCttattaaaaaaccaaatacaGTAAAAATATACTTGCAGTCTTAGGTTTAGTAGAAGACCAATATTTTAGGCTCAATTAGATTATTCACTCCATTATGATAACACAGGTTGCAAACTTCTCTTCTATAAATGAGTGATGCTCGATTCCATACTTAGCTCAAGTGCTTCACATTAAGGCCATGCTACACAAGTGGAAACTAAAATTGTAAGcacaaaataagaaatattcGCTTATTTTCCCAAATCAAATTAGGGTTACCatgtattttatatagaattccagcataaaattgtggtattgtattggaatttatattttttatgatattaTCTTAATGTTGCATTCTAAATGCAGCTTTTCCGAGATTGTTAAATACTGAGGTCTTGATCATAATGTGAACATAATATAAAtcccaaataaaatttatgtctGAACGGGCCATTATTTACGTGGCCACCCACGGCGTTAGAAAAAAGAAACACATAACCAgggatgccaatttggtgctttttgatttctaaaaaaacaccaaattgcctttttggtgctttttcaaaaatagcaacaactttgtgctttctggcattttcatttagtgctttttcattttgaacagtattaagtttagttggattagactttcaagggcTTAATAAACTCaactttattgccaaatatagaatttgattgttatgaaggtggtattgattattttttaattaagattgttattttctatagaaaagtctagcgacgagtgccgaatttttgaatttgataaagatgtcattaaaaacgtttgtatggaATTcataaaagcacgcacaactgaaataagcaataaactcctttcatatataaataatttgaaagttgaaagacaaatcaaaatgaattgtatgaagcattaaaactgatcaaggtgtatacttgaataacggttcataacttcataaaattacaaattcaatacacaaaatttctataatacatcttcggattttttttagtagattttttcgattttgtggtgggaaGTGGTATGTtacaatttataatatatttttggtgatttttggccttggggagttggcaacactgcacaCAACTATCGATGTTTGCTCTGTTCTTtgacatatgtatgtttttggGGAATGTTTGAGTTTTGcagttcaaatatttattcagtTCCTGAGGACTGGAATAACATTGTTTAGGCTAATGAATACTAATATTGAATGTGTATCCCACCACAAACGTTCCCAATATTGTACAACCCGATTAAAATACCGGCAGGGGCGAGAACTAAAGGCGGTAAAGGTACGAACAAGGAAAACCTTTTTGGTATCTTGATAGAGAAGTACCAtatgttatttttctttaattcaatACCGATGATTCGTTTCATATCGTTATTAATCCTATTTATTATAGGTCTATACTGTAGCAAATGAATCAAATTATTTACTGGTATTTGGGGTTCCCAAGATCAATCTGCAAAACGAATTAAAACAGAAagctagaaaatttggcaatataaGAAATATTAGCGATGTCACCACTGAATTGCTAAATAAAGGATGCGAAATAGAGCCATTTACTCAAGTATTTCTGgtatcatttgaaaaaattacagaTGCTcgtaaattcaagaaattttcggACGCTCGATCGTTTTATGGTGGAATATTGCACATTTCCTATGCCCCAGAATATGAGACAATAGAGGAGTTGAGAGACAAACTGAATAAGAGGAAAACTGAAGTTGAATACCGTATGAAAACTAATGAGAAACAATTGAAACGCATGAAAACTGATGAACTGGATGTTGAGCTAAAAACTTGAAGACCACTGCTACGACATACGGTAAGCATTAACCATAATAGGCAGTCCATTACTGCAGAAATAAAGATCgttttgtagcaaaaaaaaaaatattttcaaatatatttatttacatataaatgtttta
Encoded here:
- the Chrac-16 gene encoding chromatin accessibility complex protein 1 — its product is METELPHTRIRTIMKSSLDTGQINNEVLFLMTKSTEMFIKHFAKESYQHAKKPSSLAYNHLADLVQENDNLEFLLQIIPQKIKVKKFKTLLEQGDESSESSSDSE
- the LOC142239246 gene encoding RNA-binding protein 48, translated to MYVFGECLSFAVQIFIQFLRTGITLFRLMNTNIECVSHHKRSQYCTTRLKYRQGRELKAVKVYTVANESNYLLVFGVPKINLQNELKQKARKFGNIRNISDVTTELLNKGCEIEPFTQVFLVSFEKITDARKFKKFSDARSFYGGILHISYAPEYETIEELRDKLNKRKTEVEYRMKTNEKQLKRMKTDELDVELKT